GGGACATTTGAGGTAGTACCTGATCTGGCCAAAGAATGGGAGATTTCGGAGGATAACACAGAAATTATTTTTCAGCTAAAAGAGGGAATAGAGTTTCATAAAGGTTATGGAGAATTTACTGCTCAGGATGTTAAGTTTTCTTTTGAAAGAATAATCGCAGAAGATGCAAATTCACCAGAAGCACAGTCATTTATTAATCTGGAAAGAGTCGAAGTTGTCGATCAGTATACAGCGAAATTGATTCTTAGTCAGCCAATGGGAAGACTTTTTACTTCTACTCTGCCCTTTAATGCAGGTCTAATTGTCAGCAAAAAGGCAGTTGAAGAGATGGGAAGAGATGAATTTGCCAGTAATCCGATTGGTACTGGCCCCTATGTATTTGAAGAATGGGATGTCAATAATAATATAACCCTTCAGAGAAATGATAGTTACTTTGAAGCAGGGGCTGAATATGGCGAAATAGTATTTATGCCGATGTCTGACCCTACATCTCAGGAATTGGCTTTACAGTCAGGAGAGATCGATATTGGACAGCTTACTCTTGATAATTTTGATCAGATAAGTCAGATGGAAGAGTTTGAGGCTGAAATTTATCCAGATCTTGCAATTCAGTATGTGGCTTTTAATACTAGTCAGGAGCCATTAAATAATAAAAAATTAAGAGAAGCCTTAAGATATATAATTAATCCAGAAGAGATTTTAATTGGTGCCTTTGCTGGCAAAGCAGAAAGAGCTTACTCTATTTTACTTGAAGATATGACTGGCTATTGGCAGGCGCCAGCTTTTAAATTGGAAGAAGTTGGAGAAGATTATGTTTGGAATCTGCTGGCAGAAGCTGGTTATCCAAAAGGAGAGGGACTTGAATTAGAATATGTAACTGATGCTAATGAAGAAAGAAGATTAATAGGAGCTCTAATCCAGGATCAGTTATCACGTTTTAATATTGATTTAAATGTAGAAGCCCTGGAGGTTGGACCAAAAATTGATCGTTGGCAGGAAGGCAGTTATGATATTACCTATGCCAGATTTACCAATACTGTTGACCCAGGATACAATTTCCAGTGGAATTTAACTGAACAGATTGGAAAATGGAACCTGTTTCACTGGTCAAATGAAGAATATGATAAGCTCTGGCAGGAAGCTGAAACTACCCTGGACAGCAATCTGCGGGCTGAGAATTATAAAAAAATGCAGCAGCTGATGAATGATGACTCGATTGGGATCTGGGTTACTCATGGAGTTAAAACTCCTGCCTGGACTACCGAAGTTGACCCGGTATTTTCTCCTGATGGAGTAATTTTACCCTGGTTAATAACCAGTAGTGAAAAATAGAAACAACAAAACCTGAATCTGAATTAAAACATTCGGGTTCAGGTTTTATTCAAATGTCTATTTTGAACCCAAAAAATTTAAAAAGCCAAAAAAGCTTTATTTTTCAAATTTGAAAGCTGGAGGATTAGCATATGTTTATTTATATCACAAAACGCCTCTTATGGGTGATTCCTACTATTCTTACAGTCTTATTACTGTTATTCAGCCTCAGTTATTTACTACCGGGAGATCCCGCTGATATTATACTTGGTCCAAGAGCTACTCCAGAAATGGCTGCAGAACTTGAGAGTCGACTTGGGCTTGATAAACCCTGGTATCAGAGTTATCTAATCTACTTACAGAATATTATTAAAGGTGATCTCGGGACTTCAATTTTTAGAGATCGCTCTGTTTTAACAGTTATCTTAGATGTTCTGCCCTATACAGTTATTTTAACCCTGTCCGGGATGGGACTAGCTGTTTTTAACGGGATTTCTATCGGCCTGCTGGCAGCAAATTATAATAACAGTTATTTTGAAAAGTTTTTAACTATACTTTCATTTATCACAGCTTCAACGCCAACCTATATTGCAGGAGTCTTATTGATTGTTATTTTTTCTGTTAATTTTAATTTAATACCTTCAATTGGGATTGGTGATGGTGGAATTTTAAGCAGCCTGCGCCACTTAATTGGACCGGCTTTGGCACTATCTGTTGGCTGGACCGGTTATATTGCTCGTTTAACCAGAAGTTCAATGCTCGAAACTCTTGATCAGGAGTTTATCCAGACCGAAAAATCATTTGGTATTCCCCGTTATTATATTCTTTATAAATATGCTTTAAAAAAAGCAATAAAACCAATCATTGCAGTTATTGGACTTGGTATCGGCAGATTGCTCGGGGGAGCGGTCTTTGTGGAAGTGATCTTTAATCGTCCAGGTCTGGGCAGATTAATTGTGGATTCGGTTAATGAGCGTGACCTTCCTTTAGTTAGAGGAGGAGTTTTAGTTGCTGCCCTTTTATTTGTAATTGCAAATTTAATTGCAGATATTTCATATGCCTTTTTTGATCCCAGAATCAAACAAAAATAAGCAGCTGGAGGTTTAAGATGTTTAAAAGCCAGAAATTTTTTCGCTTCAAAAAAAAGAGTATCAGAGTAATTAAAATAATGAAAAAAGATTATAAGGCCTATCTCGGCGGCTCAATAATCCTGCTGATTTTAATTTCAGCTATTTTTGCACCTTTAATTGCTCCTGCTGATCCTTATAAAACCAAAGTGACTAAACGGTTGGAAGGTCCCAGTCTGCAGAATTTATTGGGGACGGACAGCCTGGGCAGAGATATTTTAAGCCGCCTAATTTATGCGGCTCGACCTGCAGTTTTAGTATCTTTTGGGGGCATAATCATTTCAGTTATCATCGGAATAATTCTGGGGCTACTAGCAGCCTATGTTGGAGGAATTATAGAGAGTATAATTTTATTTATCTTTGATGTGATCAGGGCTTTTCCGCCTATTATTCTAATTTTAGTTCTGCTTTCTATAATTGGTCCTTCATTATTAAGTGTAATAGTTATTCTGGGAGTGACCATTATGCCCCGCTATGGGAGAGTGGTTAGAGCAGAAACTCTTTCTGAAAAGGAAGAGGATTTTGTTGAAGCAGCCAGATCACTGGGAGCAGATAACTCCCGCATAATTTTCAAACATATTTTGCCCAATATATTTGCTTCCGTCCTTGTTTTAAGTGGAATGGATATGGCCTCAATGATTATGTGGGAGGCGGGACTTTCCTTTTTGGGGCTGGGTTTACAGCCTCCTTTGAGTAGCTGGGGAGTAATGCTGCAGGAGTCATATCAGTATATTCAGACTGCCCCCTTAATGATTCTCTGGCCGGCTTTGGCAATAATGATGACCATGCTCGGCTTCTCGACTTTTGCTGAGAGCCTGCGGGTGGCTTTAAATCCAAAATTAAACCAGGAGGTATAAGTTCTTATGCCTGATAAAATCTTAAAGATAAATGATTTAGCAGTTGAATATAAAAATAAGGGGAAATATTTAAGAGTACTGGAGGATATAAATCTGGAACTGGAAAACGGAGAGATTCTGGCTCTGGTTGGGGAGAGTGGTTCCGGAAAATCTACTCTTGGCAAAACAATTTTAAGATTACTGCCGGATTCAGCCAGGATAGCAGAGGGAAGTATATTTTTTAAAGGTGAAGATATCTGCAATTTTTCTGAAAAAAAGTTTAATGATCAGATTCGAGGCCAGGAAATGGCAATGGTTATTCAGAATCCACAGAATGCTTTAAATCCAGTCTTTAAAGTGGGGACTCAAATTCTTGATGTGCTGTATTTTAAATCAAAAAAACAAAAAAGCAGAAAAGAGTTAAAAAAGGAAGCGGTTAAAATTTTAAAGAAAGTTGGTATCTCAGATCCAGAATACAGATTTGACGAATATCCACATCAGTTTAGTGGTGGGATGAAACAGCGGGTAATGCTGGCCATGGCCTTTATTTCCAATCCCTCACTTTTGATTGCAGATGAGCCGACAACAGCCCTTGATCTGACAGTGGAGGCTCAAATTTTAAATCTTTTATCAAATCTAGTTGATGAATACAAAATATCTATATTATATATCAGCCATGACCTGGGGGTTGTAGCTGGTTTAAGTGACAGAATTGCCGTGATGTATGCGGGGAAAATTGTTGAGGTTGCTCAGACTAGAGAGTTATTTGATCACACTAATCATCCTTACACAGAGGCACTTTTAAATTGTCTGCCTGATTATCAAAAAACGAAAAAACTGCAGACAATTCCCGGACAGGTTCCTGATCCCGGTAATTATCCTGCAGGATGTAATTTTCATCCCCGCTGCAGTCACAGTTTTGATCGTTGTCGGCAGGAGGAACCCCGGCTTGAAGAAATAGCTTCAAATCACTATTCAGCCTGTTTTTTAAATGGCCTTTAAGGAGATATAAAAATGGCTTTAGTTGAGGTTAAAAATTTAAAAAAACATTTTATAAATAATGACGGCCTGCTTTATAAACTGGCCCAAAAAGGTCCGATTAAGGTTAAAGCAGTTGATGATGTTAGTTTCAAGATAGAAAAAGAGGATACACTGGCTGTAGTTGGAGAAAGCGGTTGTGGTAAAACAACTGTGGCTCGATCTGTTTTAAGATTAATCGAACCAACTGCAGGAGAGATCCTGTATAAGGGAAAATCAATCAATGATTTTAATAAAGAAGAGTTAAAAGCCTTTAGAAAAGATGCCCAGATGATTCTGCAGGATCCCCGATCTTCTTTAAATCCTCGTTTTATTGTAGAAGAAATTGTTTCCGAACCATTATATATCCATGATCAGATTGAGGATGATTTTAATCTGCTGGATCGAGTCTGGGAACTGCTGGATATGGTAGGTCTTTCTAAAAGATATTCTGAGCTTTTTCCGCATGAGTTAAGTGGAGGCCAGGCCCGAAGAGTTGGCATTGCCAGGGCTCTTGCCCTGCAGCCTGAATTTATAGTTTGTGATGAGCCAACTTC
Above is a window of Halanaerobium saccharolyticum subsp. saccharolyticum DSM 6643 DNA encoding:
- a CDS encoding ABC transporter substrate-binding protein — its product is MLKNKYIFIFITIALLLSLLTAPTAAQNDSLNIAIPGRAQTLDPAYLQRVLSDWPVMNSIFNGLVKYKPGTFEVVPDLAKEWEISEDNTEIIFQLKEGIEFHKGYGEFTAQDVKFSFERIIAEDANSPEAQSFINLERVEVVDQYTAKLILSQPMGRLFTSTLPFNAGLIVSKKAVEEMGRDEFASNPIGTGPYVFEEWDVNNNITLQRNDSYFEAGAEYGEIVFMPMSDPTSQELALQSGEIDIGQLTLDNFDQISQMEEFEAEIYPDLAIQYVAFNTSQEPLNNKKLREALRYIINPEEILIGAFAGKAERAYSILLEDMTGYWQAPAFKLEEVGEDYVWNLLAEAGYPKGEGLELEYVTDANEERRLIGALIQDQLSRFNIDLNVEALEVGPKIDRWQEGSYDITYARFTNTVDPGYNFQWNLTEQIGKWNLFHWSNEEYDKLWQEAETTLDSNLRAENYKKMQQLMNDDSIGIWVTHGVKTPAWTTEVDPVFSPDGVILPWLITSSEK
- a CDS encoding ABC transporter permease, with the protein product MFIYITKRLLWVIPTILTVLLLLFSLSYLLPGDPADIILGPRATPEMAAELESRLGLDKPWYQSYLIYLQNIIKGDLGTSIFRDRSVLTVILDVLPYTVILTLSGMGLAVFNGISIGLLAANYNNSYFEKFLTILSFITASTPTYIAGVLLIVIFSVNFNLIPSIGIGDGGILSSLRHLIGPALALSVGWTGYIARLTRSSMLETLDQEFIQTEKSFGIPRYYILYKYALKKAIKPIIAVIGLGIGRLLGGAVFVEVIFNRPGLGRLIVDSVNERDLPLVRGGVLVAALLFVIANLIADISYAFFDPRIKQK
- a CDS encoding ABC transporter ATP-binding protein, with protein sequence MPDKILKINDLAVEYKNKGKYLRVLEDINLELENGEILALVGESGSGKSTLGKTILRLLPDSARIAEGSIFFKGEDICNFSEKKFNDQIRGQEMAMVIQNPQNALNPVFKVGTQILDVLYFKSKKQKSRKELKKEAVKILKKVGISDPEYRFDEYPHQFSGGMKQRVMLAMAFISNPSLLIADEPTTALDLTVEAQILNLLSNLVDEYKISILYISHDLGVVAGLSDRIAVMYAGKIVEVAQTRELFDHTNHPYTEALLNCLPDYQKTKKLQTIPGQVPDPGNYPAGCNFHPRCSHSFDRCRQEEPRLEEIASNHYSACFLNGL
- a CDS encoding ABC transporter ATP-binding protein; amino-acid sequence: MALVEVKNLKKHFINNDGLLYKLAQKGPIKVKAVDDVSFKIEKEDTLAVVGESGCGKTTVARSVLRLIEPTAGEILYKGKSINDFNKEELKAFRKDAQMILQDPRSSLNPRFIVEEIVSEPLYIHDQIEDDFNLLDRVWELLDMVGLSKRYSELFPHELSGGQARRVGIARALALQPEFIVCDEPTSGLDISIMSAVLNLMKKLQQEYQLTYLWISHNLHEVRYISNKVAVMYLGKIVEITDTTTIFNNSVHPYTEALFSSLRGVNDDWNYKEREIIKGEVPSPINPPSGCSFHPRCKYSFDKCKKIEPELEAVEAGHLAACHLYN
- a CDS encoding ABC transporter permease — its product is MFKSQKFFRFKKKSIRVIKIMKKDYKAYLGGSIILLILISAIFAPLIAPADPYKTKVTKRLEGPSLQNLLGTDSLGRDILSRLIYAARPAVLVSFGGIIISVIIGIILGLLAAYVGGIIESIILFIFDVIRAFPPIILILVLLSIIGPSLLSVIVILGVTIMPRYGRVVRAETLSEKEEDFVEAARSLGADNSRIIFKHILPNIFASVLVLSGMDMASMIMWEAGLSFLGLGLQPPLSSWGVMLQESYQYIQTAPLMILWPALAIMMTMLGFSTFAESLRVALNPKLNQEV